One genomic segment of Rhinopithecus roxellana isolate Shanxi Qingling chromosome 6, ASM756505v1, whole genome shotgun sequence includes these proteins:
- the TMEM168 gene encoding transmembrane protein 168 isoform X2, with protein sequence MFLIVLPLESMAHGLFHELGNCLGGTSVGYAIVIPTNFCSPDGQPTLLPPEHVQELNLRSTGMLNAIQRFFAYHMIETYGCDYSTSGLSFDTLHSKLKAFLELRTVDGPRHDTYILYYSGHTHGTGEWALAGGDTLRLDTLLEWWREKNGSFCSRLIIVLDSENSTPWVKEVRKINDQYIAVQGAELVKTVDIEEADPPQLGDFTKDWVEYNCNSSNNICWTEKGRTVKAVYGVSKRWSDYTLHLPTGSDVAKHWMLHFPRITYPLVHLANWLCGLNLFWICKTCFRCLKRLRMSWFLPTVLDTGQGFKLVKS encoded by the exons ATGTTTCTAATTGTTTTGCCATTGGAATCCATGGCTCATGGGCTCTTCCATGAATTGGGTAACTGTTTAGGAGGAACATCTGTTGGATATGCTATTGTGATTCCCACCAACTTCTGCAG TCCTGATGGTCAGCCAACACTGCTTCCCCCAGAACATGTACAGGAGTTAAATTTGAGGTCTACTGGCATGCTGAATGCTATCCAAAGATTTTTTGCATATCATATGATTGAGACCTATGGATGTGACTATTCCACAAGTGGACTGTCATTTGATACGCTGCATTCCAAACTGAAAGCTTTCCTCGAACTTCGGACTGTGGATGGACCCAGACATGATACGTATATTTTGTATTACAGTGGGCACACCCATGGTACAGGAGAGTGGGCTCTAGCAG GTGGAGATACACTACGCCTTGACACACTTTTAGAATGGTGGAGAGAAAAGAACGGTTCCTTCTGTTCCCGGCTTATTATTGTGTTAGACAGCGAAAATTCAACCCCTTGGGTGAAAGAAGTGAGGAAAATTAATGACCAGTATATTGCAGTGCAAGGAGCAGAGTTGGTAAAAACAGTAGATATTGAAGAAGCTGACCCGCCACAGCTAGGTGACTTTACAAAAGACTGGGTAGAATATAACTGCAACTCCAGTAATAACATCTGCTGGACTGAAAAGGGACGCACAGTGAAAGCAGTATACGGTGTGTCAAAACGGTGGAGTGACTACACTCTGCATTTGCCAACGGGAAGCGATGTGGCCAAGCACTGGATGTTACACTTTCCTCGTATTACATATCCCCTAGTACATTTGGCAAATTGGTTATGCGGTCTGAACCTTTTTTGGATCTGCAAAACTTGTTTTAGGTGCTTGAAAAGATTAAGAATGAGTTGGTTTCTTCCTACTGTGCTGGACACAGGACAAGGCTTCAAACTTGTCAAATCTTAA